TGAAAAGAATCAATGCAGTAATCGCTATAATGAGGGATGTTGAAAAGACCCAAACCAAGCCTACAGTTGCAATGATTCAATCCCTTTTTGAGACAGAACAGCCAAGCAAAAAACCTTTAATAGTGGAAAAGAAATATGCCGAAGAAAAAAAGGAAGTACGCTTTCGCGAAAAGCAAAACCTTAACAACGAAGTCTAAAATTTTAAGCTATGTACATAACAATAACACCTCAAAAAATGGGAAGCAATTATTCTAAAAGTTCGGCTGATTTTGTGGGTTATCTGGAGAAGGAAAACCAAGGACTGGAACAGCAGGATATGGAACATTTTTTTAACCAATACGGCGACGAGATTTCA
The sequence above is drawn from the Cellulophaga sp. Hel_I_12 genome and encodes:
- a CDS encoding BfmA/BtgA family mobilization protein; the encoded protein is MDSFITIRFKRKTAKRFQEFSKKHFKTHTETMEAILDFFFYNEISPKEKLGPTGRTIEAKLLKRINAVIAIMRDVEKTQTKPTVAMIQSLFETEQPSKKPLIVEKKYAEEKKEVRFREKQNLNNEV